A single region of the Eremothecium gossypii ATCC 10895 chromosome V, complete sequence genome encodes:
- the SPT16 gene encoding chromatin-remodeling protein SPT16 (Syntenic homolog of Saccharomyces cerevisiae YGL207W (SPT16)) — translation MSEVIIDFSTFENRLLALRDRFPSFDGSPSSLVFILGSADEENPYQKTTILHNWLLGYEFPTTLIAVFKEGCVVITSAAKTRYLEEGVAQMNKKLENTFKIELWQSSKEPGHNLKLFEDLVERVREAGSAVGLATKDSYQGKFITEWKGVWDTAVEKHGLNGVDVSLGLSSLWAVKDEKEQAYLQVSSRGSDKFMNLLSDELVRAVDEEIKITDAKLSDNVENEIDKSRFLKKLSPELTPLCPKGEKFDVNYLDWAYSPIIQSGPKYDLRVSARSSETQLDGNGCILASCGIRYKNYCSNISRTFLIDPSDEMTDNYDFLLLLQEEIINNLLRVGATPKQIYDGAVNYINSKKPELSAGFTKNVGSLMGLEFRDSQFVLNNKNDYRKVENGDCFNISLGFNNLKDSKTGASYALQLADTVQLTSGGPKVLTNYTKSRSQISFYFNNEDDGTTKVKSEESKTASIPTKPDPKSKILRSKLRGESRAEDDEKEQIRKENQRKLHEKLQREGLLRFTDTDAADKDQKPVVHFKKYESYVRETQIPNTVRDLRIHVDWKNQTFILPIYGRPVPFHINSYKNGSKNEEGEYTYIRLNFHSPGTGGVSKKTEELPYEDSPDHQFVRSLTLRSKDGDRMADIFKQITELKKESTKREQERKVLADVVEQAKLVENRTGRTKRLDQIFVRPSPDTKRVPGTVFIHENGIRYQSPLRTDSRIDILFSNVKNLFFQPCKGELIVIIHIHLKNPILMGKKKIQDVQFYREASDMAVDETGNGRRNQMKFRRYGDEDELEQEQEERRKRAALDKEFRYFAEAIAEASNGLVEVDHPFRDLGFQGVPSRSAVFCMPTRDCLIQLVEPPFLVVNLSEVEICILERVQFGLKNFDMVFVYKDFTKPVTHINTIPIEQLEFIKSWLTDVDIPYTVSTINLNWATIMKSLQDDPHQFFLDGGWSFLATGSDDEMSGTSEEEVSEYEVSDEDPSDEEVDSEDDYSEGDNEEFSDEGSEDFSGEESEEGEDWDELEKKAAKADRGNRFAD, via the coding sequence ATGAGCGAGGTTATAATTGATTTCAGTACTTTCGAGAACCGACTGCTGGCCCTGCGTGACCGTTTTCCGTCGTTTGATGGGTCGCCATCAAGTCTGGTGTTTATTCTGGGCTCTGCAGATGAGGAAAACCCCTATCAAAAAACCACAATCCTTCACAATTGGTTGCTTGGCTACGAGTTTCCTACTACCCTTATTGCGGTGTTCAAGGAGGGGTGTGTGGTGATCACCAGCGCTGCGAAAACGCGTTACTTGGAGGAGGGCGTGGCGCAGATGAACAAGAAGCTGGAAAACACGTTCAAGATCGAGTTGTGGCAGAGCAGCAAGGAGCCAGGGCATAATTTGAAGCTGTTTGAGGACCTGGTGGAGCGCGTTCGCGAGGCTGGTAGCGCGGTTGGGCTTGCGACAAAGGACTCGTACCAGGGCAAGTTTATCACGGAGTGGAAGGGCGTGTGGGATACTGCTGTGGAGAAACACGGCCTGAACGGCGTTGACGTCTCTCTGGGATTGTCGAGTCTCTGGGCGGTCAAGGACGAGAAGGAACAGGCCTATCTGCAGGTGTCCAGTAGAGGCTCAGACAAGTTCATGAACCTTCTGTCGGATGAGTTGGTCCGCGCAGTCGATGAGGAGATAAAGATTACCGATGCAAAACTTTCAGATAATGTCGAAAACGAGATTGACAAGTCTAGGTTTCTAAAAAAGCTATCTCCCGAGCTGACTCCACTCTGCCCCAAGGGTGAAAAGTTCGATGTCAACTACTTAGATTGGGCTTACTCACCAATCATACAATCTGGCCCCAAATATGATCTCAGAGTCTCTGCACGGTCTTCTGAAACTCAGTTAGATGGGAATGGTTGTATTTTGGCATCCTGTGGAATTAGGTACAAAAACTACTGCTCTAACATCTCAAGAACTTTTCTAATTGACCCCTCTGATGAGATGACGGATAATTATGACTTTTTGTTACTACTGCAGGAAGAGATAATTAATAACCTTTTGAGAGTCGGCGCCACGCCAAAGCAGATATACGATGGCGCTGTAAACTATATTAATAGCAAGAAACCGGAGCTCTCAGCTGGATTTACGAAAAATGTCGGTTCATTAATGGGGCTGGAGTTTCGGGATTCTCAATTTGTTTTGAACAACAAGAATGACTATCggaaggtggaaaatggCGACTGTTTCAATATTTCTTTGGGCTTCAATAACCTTAAGGATTCGAAGACAGGAGCAAGCTACGCCTTGCAGCTTGCAGATACGGTTCAGCTAACAAGCGGCGGGCCCAAAGTCCTAACGAACTATACCAAGTCGAGATCACAAATATCTTTCTACTTTAACAACGAGGACGACGGGACAACCAAAGTCAAGTCAGAAGAGTCGAAGACAGCCTCTATACCTACTAAACCGGATCCCAAGTCCAAGATTTTAAGAAGTAAGCTACGTGGAGAATCACGTGCAGAGGATGATGAGAAGGAGCAGATCCGTAAGGAAAACCAGAGGAAGCTGCATGAAAAGCTTCAGAGAGAGGGCTTATTGAGGTTCACTGATACTGATGCCGCGGATAAGGATCAGAAACCGGTCGTTCACTTTAAGAAGTATGAATCATACGTTAGAGAAACTCAGATTCCAAACACAGTCCGTGATTTAAGAATCCATGTTGATTGGAAGAACCAGACTTTCATTTTGCCAATCTATGGTCGGCCAGTTCCGTTCCACATTAACTCATATAAGAATGGTTCGAAGAATGAAGAAGGCGAGTATACCTATATCAGACTAAACTTCCACTCTCCTGGAACCGGAGGCGTCAGTAAAAAGACGGAGGAACTCCCCTACGAAGACAGCCCTGACCACCAGTTTGTCCGCTCTTTGACCTTGCGTTCAAAGGATGGAGATCGTATGGCAGATATATTTAAGCAAATTACTGAACTGAAGAAGGAATCTACGAAGAGAGAGCAGGAACGGAAAGTCCTTGCCGATGTTGTTGAGCAGGCAAAATTAGTCGAGAATAGAACAGGAAGAACAAAGAGATTGGATCAGATATTCGTGAGACCCAGTCCAGATACGAAACGTGTGCCTGGTACAGTGTTTATTCATGAGAATGGTATAAGATACCAGTCGCCTCTGAGAACGGATAGTCGAATTGACATATTGTTTTCAAATGTCAAGAATTTGTTTTTTCAGCCGTGCAAAGGTGAGCTAATTGTTATTATACATATTCACCTAAAGAATCCAATCTTAATGGGTAAGAAGAAAATCCAAGATGTACAATTCTATCGCGAAGCTTCGGATATGGCTGTGGATGAAACCGGCAATGGAAGACGCAATCAAATGAAATTTAGGAGATACGGCGATGAGGATGAATTGGAACAAGAACAGGAAGAAAGGAGAAAGCGTGCCGCGTTAGATAAAGAATTCAGGTATTTTGCTGAGGCCATTGCCGAGGCTTCCAATGGACTAGTAGAAGTTGATCATCCATTTAGAGATTTGGGTTTCCAAGGTGTTCCAAGTAGGTCTGCTGTTTTCTGTATGCCCACAAGAGACTGTCTAATCCAGTTGGTTGAACCTCCATTCCTCGTTGTTAACCTAAGCGAAGTTGAGATATGTATCTTGGAGAGGGTCCAATTCGGTTTAAAGAACTTCGATATGGTTTTCGTTTACAAAGATTTCACGAAACCGGTTACGCATATCAACACCATACCAATTGAACAACTGGAGTTCATCAAATCATGGTTAACTGATGTTGACATCCCATATACCGTTTCGACTATTAACTTGAACTGGGCTACAATTATGAAGTCCCTTCAGGATGACCCTCATCAATTCTTTTTAGATGGCGGTTGGTCCTTTTTGGCTACCGGTTCAGATGACGAAATGTCTGGAACTAGTGAAGAAGAGGTTAGCGAATACGAGGTTTCGGACGAAGATCCTTCGGACGAAGAGGTTGATTCAGAAGACGATTATTCAGAGGGTGATAATGAGGAATTTAGCGACGAAGGTAGTGAAGACTTTAGTGGTGAAGAAAGCGAAGAAGGTGAAGATTGGGATGAACTGGAAAAGAAAGCTGCGAAAGCCGATCGTGGTAATAGGTTTGCAGACTAA
- the SIP2 gene encoding Sip2p (Syntenic homolog of Saccharomyces cerevisiae YER027C (GAL83) and YGL208W (SIP2)): MGNTPSSSTETKDLEEKPQKSVGAGREKEIPMPEQLKDVSMVDVSEAAAEPVAEDSRRKVKRVHPGEVAQTFSQLSLRGGEDMGLAEKRSTTLIFDYDDDMASKGLNHAGVGSNSDIDSMADDRMATEQPAGSSSSSCISPPPQHDVLGPPAYGMYGATQPQGAAREAQAQPPQPPSQQQQQQQQQQQASPPMVPVEITWQQGGSRVYVTGSFTGWRKMIGLVADPARPGVFQIKLQLPPGTHRFRFIVDNELRFSDFLLTATDQMGNFVNYLEIVSPQPAGQQHIQAPHAPRLQAPFDQAQSTHTNPSDLRPDDARIDGDAYSRTEKQMSARSKLALQIEEEPDDMGDGYTRFHEEIKTKPAYEFTQDIPAVFTDPSVMGQYYLTLDQQQHNQQNLAWLTPPQLPPHLEHVILNHYNKSADGVSENTSGALPIPNHVVLNHLATSSIKHNTLCVASIVRYKQKYATQILYAPLQ, encoded by the coding sequence ATGGGCAATACACCTAGTAGTTCTACAGAGACTAAAGATTTAGAAGAGAAGCCGCAGAAAAGCGTTGGAGCTGGAAGAGAGAAAGAGATTCCGATGCCTGAACAACTGAAAGACGTGTCCATGGTGGACGTGAGCGAGGCGGCAGCGGAACCGGTGGCAGAGGACTCGCGGCGCAAGGTAAAACGGGTGCACCCGGGGGAGGTGGCGCAGACGTTTTCGCAGCTGAGCctgcgcggcggcgaggaCATGGGGCTGGCGGAGAAACGATCTACTACCCTGATCTTCGACTACGATGACGACATGGCTTCGAAGGGCCTAAACCACGCCGGGGTGGGCTCAAACTCGGATATCGACTCGATGGCGGACGATCGCATGGCCACGGAGCAACCGGCGGGTTCGTCGAGCTCGTCGTGCATCTCGCCACCACCGCAGCACGACGTGCTGGGCCCTCCGGCATATGGCATGTACGGGGCCACGCAGCCGCAGGGTGCCGCGAGAGAGGCACAGGCACAaccgccgcagccgccgtcgcagcagcagcagcagcagcagcagcagcagcaggcgtCGCCGCCGATGGTGCCCGTGGAAATCACTTGGCAGCAGGGCGGGTCGCGGGTCTATGTCACAGGGTCCTTCACCGGTTGGAGGAAGATGATAGGACTCGTCGCGGACCCAGCGCGGCCCGGCGTCTTCCAGATTAAGCTTCAGCTTCCGCCTGGCACACACCGCTTTCGTTTCATTGTAGATAATGAGCTCCGTTTCAGCGACTTCCTGCTCACGGCCACCGACCAGATGGGCAACTTCGTCAACTATTTGGAAATCGTATCGCCCCAGCCAGCGGGGCAGCAGCACATCCAGGCTCCGCATGCGCCGCGACTGCAGGCGCCCTTTGACCAGGCGCAGTCCACGCACACAAATCCGTCCGACCTACGGCCCGACGACGCTCGCATAGACGGGGATGCATACTCGCGCACAGAGAAGCAGATGAGTGCGCGCTCCAAGCTTGCCCTTCAGATAGAGGAGGAGCCCGATGACATGGGCGACGGCTACACACGCTTCCACGAGGAAATCAAGACGAAGCCCGCCTATGAGTTCACCCAAGATATCCCTGCTGTCTTCACGGATCCTTCCGTCATGGGCCAGTACTATTTGACGCTCgatcagcagcagcacaaCCAGCAGAACCTGGCCTGGCTGACGCCACCTCAACTTCCTCCGCACCTGGAGCACGTCATCCTCAATCACTACAACAAGTCTGCAGACGGCGTCAGCGAGAACACCTCGGGCGCCCTCCCCATACCCAACCATGTTGTGCTCAACCACTTGGCTACAAGCAGCATTAAGCATAATACGCTTTGTGTTGCAAGCATCGTCAGATACAAACAGAAGTATGCGACCCAGATCCTGTATGCGCCTCTGCAATGA